One Streptomyces sp. R28 DNA window includes the following coding sequences:
- a CDS encoding thiopeptide-type bacteriocin biosynthesis protein: MDHKDPGVLEDAVLSVLTGTPVKEAAVRASTTPARLAEAVERYRAAGRAALDTPPTDWHQVNIEFADYPNADRAFRTHLLSALNTGPVAAWWFVRKYPCWRLRVQLAPGARTEDTIEHVSKALDNALSCGAATWWWPSLYEPESVAFGGPRGMRLAHALFHADSVGVLRYYQHVTDAPGEFLGPKETSFLVTTLFLRAAGLEWGEQGDVWGQAEARRPLPTDMSPDKVSGMVGALRRLLMLDAGPALCDGPLMLLRAWVTSMEHGAQALGAAARAGDLQLGLRGILARHILFHWNRMGFTTRQQAVWARAAREATLGR; this comes from the coding sequence GTGGACCACAAAGACCCCGGCGTGCTGGAGGACGCGGTGCTGTCCGTCCTCACCGGCACGCCTGTCAAAGAAGCAGCTGTCAGAGCCAGCACGACCCCTGCCCGACTGGCCGAGGCGGTCGAGCGCTACCGCGCCGCCGGCCGGGCCGCACTCGACACCCCACCCACGGACTGGCATCAGGTGAACATCGAGTTTGCCGACTATCCCAACGCAGATCGCGCCTTCCGCACCCATCTCCTGTCGGCCCTGAACACCGGGCCGGTCGCAGCATGGTGGTTCGTACGCAAGTACCCCTGCTGGCGCCTACGCGTCCAGCTGGCCCCGGGCGCGAGGACCGAGGACACCATCGAGCACGTCTCCAAAGCCCTCGACAACGCCCTGTCCTGCGGTGCGGCCACTTGGTGGTGGCCCTCCCTGTACGAACCGGAATCCGTCGCGTTCGGTGGCCCGCGCGGCATGAGGCTCGCCCATGCCCTGTTCCACGCCGACAGCGTCGGCGTGCTCCGCTACTACCAGCACGTCACCGACGCCCCTGGGGAGTTCCTCGGGCCCAAGGAGACTTCCTTCCTCGTCACCACGCTGTTCCTGCGCGCCGCTGGGCTGGAGTGGGGCGAACAGGGAGACGTGTGGGGGCAGGCCGAAGCCAGACGTCCCCTGCCCACAGACATGTCCCCCGACAAGGTCAGCGGCATGGTGGGAGCGCTACGCCGGCTCCTGATGCTCGACGCCGGCCCAGCACTCTGTGACGGGCCCCTGATGCTTCTGCGTGCCTGGGTCACCAGCATGGAGCACGGCGCACAAGCCCTCGGCGCAGCAGCACGTGCGGGCGACCTTCAGCTCGGGCTGCGCGGCATCCTGGCCAGACACATCCTCTTCCACTGGAACCGCATGGGCTTCACCACCCGCCAGCAGGCCGTCTGGGCACGCGCTGCCCGGGAGGCAACCCTGGGGCGCTGA